In the genome of Carnobacterium viridans, one region contains:
- the dapB gene encoding 4-hydroxy-tetrahydrodipicolinate reductase — protein MIKIVVAGFKGKMGLTATKMVLENEKFSLVGVLDPHSSEKRLNELSEFSTVDVPVFQDKELMVKEVQADVWIDFTIPTVAFKNTCFALGKGIRPVVGTTGFTESEVKEVQQLAKDKNLGGLIAPNFAIGAVLMMEFAAKASKYFPDVEITEMHHDNKLDAPSGTAIKTAEMIFAERGHHEQGNPEEKELIKGARGADYKGMKIHSVRLPGLVAHQQVQFGSVGEGLVIRHDSFDRSSFMTGVALGCEKVMSLHELAYGLENIL, from the coding sequence ATGATTAAAATTGTAGTTGCAGGTTTTAAAGGTAAAATGGGGTTAACAGCCACGAAAATGGTACTAGAAAATGAAAAGTTCTCTTTAGTAGGCGTACTTGATCCACATTCTTCTGAAAAAAGATTAAATGAGTTGAGCGAATTTTCAACTGTAGATGTACCTGTGTTTCAAGATAAAGAACTAATGGTGAAAGAAGTCCAAGCAGATGTGTGGATCGATTTTACAATTCCCACTGTTGCTTTCAAAAATACTTGTTTTGCTTTAGGAAAAGGAATCCGTCCAGTGGTTGGGACAACTGGTTTTACAGAAAGTGAAGTTAAAGAAGTTCAGCAACTAGCGAAAGATAAAAATCTTGGTGGATTAATTGCGCCTAATTTTGCTATTGGAGCGGTTTTAATGATGGAGTTTGCTGCTAAAGCTTCCAAGTATTTCCCAGATGTAGAAATAACTGAGATGCATCACGATAATAAATTAGATGCACCAAGCGGTACAGCAATTAAAACAGCTGAAATGATCTTTGCTGAGCGCGGACATCATGAACAAGGAAACCCTGAGGAAAAAGAACTGATCAAAGGAGCACGTGGAGCTGACTATAAAGGCATGAAAATTCACAGTGTGCGTTTACCCGGTCTGGTGGCTCATCAACAAGTGCAATTTGGAAGCGTTGGTGAAGGGTTAGTAATCCGCCATGATTCATTTGATCGTTCTTCGTTTATGACAGGTGTGGCTTTAGGCTGTGAAAAGGTAATGTCATTACATGAATTAGCCTATGGATTGGAAAATATTTTATGA
- a CDS encoding CCA tRNA nucleotidyltransferase: protein MILFDHQFKQALPIIDKIEEAGFEAYFVGGSVRDTLLNKPINDVDIATSAKPNEIKEIFPKTIDVGIEHGTVMVLWKDASYEITTFRTESTYQDFRRPDTVEFVRSLKEDLKRRDFTINALAMDRDGKIIDYFNGQKDLENNLIKAVGIPEERFFEDALRMMRGVRFVSQLNFSMDSETEAAIHKNHPLLEKIAVERIQVEFVKLLLGSGRKQGLELFIRTNLFYYCPGLKDSKKELEEFAKLDCVIENRIVAWVLLIHYLNKTSDDVELFLRAWKCSKKEINQVKLAMIALEHRLKNNFNRQILYQTGLQVSLDVETVMECLGYPIDFETVHKLYQELPIYSKNDMKIDGNDLQVVLNRKPGKWLGDLMTEIEATILSGELPNEKPIIVEWVSTHYTKDA, encoded by the coding sequence ATGATTTTGTTCGATCATCAGTTTAAACAGGCGTTGCCAATTATTGATAAAATAGAAGAAGCTGGTTTTGAAGCTTATTTTGTGGGTGGAAGTGTCAGAGATACTCTTTTAAATAAGCCAATCAATGACGTGGATATCGCCACAAGTGCAAAACCAAATGAGATCAAAGAAATTTTCCCAAAAACGATTGACGTGGGCATTGAACATGGCACTGTAATGGTGTTATGGAAAGATGCTAGCTATGAAATCACTACATTCAGAACAGAGTCAACGTATCAAGATTTTAGACGTCCTGACACTGTTGAATTTGTTCGCTCTTTAAAGGAAGACTTAAAGCGTCGTGATTTCACAATCAATGCTTTAGCGATGGACCGAGATGGGAAAATTATTGACTATTTCAATGGTCAGAAAGATTTAGAAAATAACTTAATCAAGGCAGTTGGTATTCCTGAAGAACGTTTTTTTGAGGATGCTTTACGCATGATGCGTGGTGTAAGATTTGTTAGCCAACTAAATTTTAGCATGGATAGTGAAACAGAAGCAGCGATTCACAAAAATCATCCGTTACTTGAAAAAATAGCAGTTGAACGCATTCAAGTTGAATTTGTAAAGCTTCTTTTAGGAAGTGGAAGAAAACAAGGGCTTGAGTTATTTATCCGAACGAATCTCTTTTATTATTGTCCAGGACTGAAAGACTCTAAAAAAGAATTAGAAGAATTCGCTAAATTAGATTGTGTGATTGAGAACCGGATTGTTGCTTGGGTATTGTTGATTCATTATCTGAACAAAACGAGTGATGATGTTGAATTGTTTTTAAGAGCTTGGAAATGTTCAAAAAAAGAAATTAATCAGGTGAAATTAGCTATGATTGCTTTAGAGCATCGTTTGAAAAATAATTTTAACCGTCAAATCCTTTATCAAACTGGACTTCAAGTTTCTTTAGATGTTGAAACAGTTATGGAATGTTTAGGCTATCCAATTGATTTTGAGACTGTTCATAAGTTATACCAAGAGTTGCCAATTTATAGTAAAAATGACATGAAAATAGATGGCAATGATCTACAAGTAGTGTTAAATCGAAAACCTGGCAAATGGTTAGGAGATTTGATGACAGAAATAGAAGCCACTATTTTATCTGGCGAATTGCCAAATGAAAAACCAATCATAGTTGAATGGGTTTCAACTCATTATACTAAAGATGCTTGA
- a CDS encoding nitroreductase family protein codes for MENQFTKLLEERRSIYSLGKNVSLSETEIVGLVQKAIKESPSSFNSQTSRAVVLFGNAHNKVWDITEEAVLKAIPDGQDVTPTKEKLNSFRVAFGTILFFEDTSIVKALQEQFALYADNFPIWSEQSTGIAQHSVWTALAVENIGGSLQHYNPLIDDAVQKEWNLSADWKLTGQMPIGSIEAPAGEKEYMDDSERVLVFN; via the coding sequence ATGGAAAACCAATTCACAAAATTATTAGAAGAACGTCGTTCAATTTATTCTCTAGGGAAAAATGTTTCATTATCTGAAACAGAAATCGTTGGATTAGTTCAAAAAGCGATTAAAGAAAGTCCATCTTCATTCAACTCACAAACTTCACGTGCAGTTGTATTATTTGGAAATGCTCACAACAAAGTTTGGGATATTACTGAAGAAGCTGTACTTAAAGCTATTCCAGACGGACAAGACGTTACTCCAACTAAAGAAAAATTAAATAGCTTCCGTGTAGCATTCGGAACAATTTTATTCTTTGAAGATACAAGTATCGTTAAAGCTTTACAAGAACAATTCGCATTATATGCAGATAACTTCCCTATCTGGTCTGAACAATCTACTGGGATTGCTCAACACTCTGTATGGACAGCATTAGCTGTTGAAAATATTGGCGGAAGTTTACAACATTACAACCCGTTAATTGATGATGCTGTTCAAAAAGAATGGAATCTTTCTGCAGACTGGAAATTAACTGGTCAAATGCCAATTGGTTCAATTGAAGCTCCAGCTGGTGAAAAAGAATACATGGATGATTCTGAAAGAGTTCTTGTATTTAACTAA
- the dinG gene encoding ATP-dependent DNA helicase DinG, with translation MNKLNHKDTYAVVDIETTGGNVASGDRMIQFGCVLIEDDKIVHRFATTINPLTSIPKQIEHLTGLSNKSVALAPYFEDVAATIYNLLEDCIIVAHNIQFDYIFLSGELQRCGMPALKNKGIDTVELAQILLPTESSYRLNDLVSKFNIEHTNPHQADSDAAVTAELFLELKNRLKELPLVTVEKMVEISEHLTMETSYFFGKFLAEMKQERLPLSESIMIKNGLAIKIKEPIFEQKAYREEVSYPTTVAKKEQLFQTKLTTRNQQIKMMDAVFDYFTTNEKGHFAIEAATGVGKTLGYLVPLAYIATVEEPVVISTYTTLLQKQLLEKDMVQLNTILPFTVQAAILKSKNHYIHLTKFQEVLRDPIEQKVEAIYKMKLLTWLTETETGDLDELNLTNYNHVFWSKIRHRGWLTKPEEDLWHNEDFYLHAQQKVNHASVIITNHSFLCHDLNRKEKELPTMSKLIIDEAQHLPDVATEASSETFGYYSMQQLIKTIGRTSDEKSFLGRLSQLTQQLPEMDRSHIENMELNILSLEDELSDFVHQLLMYCKNTTANKLYEQEQIDIQFNRETSWNLALKKASKNVLTLMNEINYLGLELVNHGLNEKHQLTQRERYLLEDFFDVLTKFETQKDIFYAVFQKNEDNEVTWFSYKEKSPKNTFTIKRSKVDSSKFLKEKLLDHTPFILYTGATLEISGSFSYFEAQLGESQLRELVIDSPYDYKKQARLWIPKELKPIKALSKKDYVQMIVEQVENIIEHSNENTMVLFNSYEMLQEVYFSLQQKSSVSGRELLAQGFSGSRERMLKRFFRSTGGILLGADSFWEGVDLPGKSLSVIVITRLPFESPDRPFVKAKHRYLEQKQLNPFTVDSLPKATLRLKQGLGRLIRSENDKGIMIVLDNRLIQTSYGKQILAALPKELPIEEIPTKKIGEKLSHFLTIEEKEMN, from the coding sequence GTGAATAAATTGAACCATAAAGATACATATGCTGTAGTGGATATTGAAACAACAGGCGGTAATGTAGCCAGTGGGGACCGTATGATTCAATTTGGTTGTGTCTTAATAGAAGACGATAAAATTGTTCATCGTTTCGCAACAACAATCAACCCTCTAACCAGTATCCCAAAACAAATAGAGCATTTGACGGGCCTTTCAAATAAATCAGTTGCCTTAGCACCATATTTTGAAGATGTTGCAGCAACCATTTATAATTTATTGGAAGATTGCATTATCGTCGCACACAATATCCAATTTGATTATATTTTTCTTTCAGGAGAATTGCAGCGTTGTGGAATGCCAGCATTGAAGAATAAAGGAATAGACACCGTTGAATTAGCACAAATTCTATTACCTACTGAATCAAGTTACCGGCTAAATGATTTAGTCAGCAAATTTAATATTGAACACACTAATCCGCATCAAGCAGATAGCGATGCAGCAGTTACTGCAGAACTTTTTCTTGAATTGAAGAATAGATTAAAAGAGCTTCCTTTAGTTACTGTAGAAAAAATGGTTGAAATTTCTGAGCACCTTACTATGGAAACATCTTATTTCTTTGGAAAATTCTTAGCTGAAATGAAACAGGAGCGATTACCGCTCTCTGAATCTATTATGATTAAAAATGGTTTAGCAATAAAGATCAAGGAACCTATTTTTGAACAGAAAGCTTACCGCGAAGAGGTAAGTTACCCAACAACTGTAGCGAAGAAGGAACAGTTGTTTCAGACGAAGCTGACAACCAGAAACCAACAAATCAAAATGATGGATGCAGTGTTTGATTATTTTACGACTAATGAAAAGGGTCATTTTGCAATTGAAGCTGCTACAGGGGTTGGTAAGACACTGGGTTATTTAGTGCCGTTAGCTTATATTGCAACAGTTGAAGAACCAGTAGTCATCAGCACATATACTACCTTATTACAAAAGCAACTATTAGAAAAAGACATGGTTCAACTAAATACGATTTTGCCTTTTACTGTGCAAGCAGCCATATTAAAAAGTAAAAATCATTATATTCACTTAACGAAATTTCAAGAAGTATTAAGAGACCCGATAGAGCAAAAAGTAGAAGCCATTTATAAAATGAAGTTACTGACTTGGTTGACGGAGACGGAGACTGGAGACTTGGATGAGTTGAATTTAACCAATTACAACCATGTATTTTGGAGCAAAATTCGGCATCGTGGTTGGTTGACGAAACCGGAAGAAGATTTATGGCATAATGAAGATTTTTATTTGCATGCTCAACAAAAAGTCAACCATGCAAGTGTAATTATTACGAATCATTCTTTTTTATGTCATGATTTAAATCGTAAAGAAAAAGAGTTGCCAACGATGAGTAAATTGATAATTGATGAAGCCCAGCATTTACCTGACGTAGCAACAGAAGCTTCCAGCGAAACTTTTGGGTATTACAGTATGCAGCAACTAATAAAAACCATCGGCCGTACCTCAGACGAGAAAAGCTTTTTAGGTAGACTGAGTCAACTCACTCAACAGCTTCCTGAAATGGACCGTTCTCATATAGAAAATATGGAGTTGAACATACTTTCATTAGAGGATGAACTATCCGATTTTGTTCATCAATTACTGATGTATTGTAAAAATACTACAGCCAATAAGCTTTACGAACAAGAACAAATAGATATTCAATTTAACAGAGAAACCAGCTGGAATCTGGCATTAAAAAAGGCGTCAAAAAATGTTTTGACATTGATGAATGAAATCAATTATTTAGGGCTTGAATTAGTCAACCATGGATTAAATGAAAAACACCAATTAACCCAAAGAGAACGCTATTTACTTGAAGATTTTTTTGATGTATTGACGAAATTTGAAACTCAAAAAGATATTTTTTATGCTGTTTTTCAAAAAAATGAAGATAATGAAGTGACTTGGTTTTCTTATAAAGAGAAAAGTCCTAAAAATACCTTCACTATTAAGCGTTCAAAAGTAGACAGTAGTAAGTTTTTAAAAGAAAAATTGTTAGATCATACACCCTTTATTTTGTATACAGGGGCTACATTAGAAATTAGCGGTTCGTTCAGTTATTTTGAAGCACAGCTAGGAGAATCACAGTTAAGGGAATTAGTTATTGATTCGCCATATGATTATAAAAAACAAGCTAGACTGTGGATTCCTAAAGAGCTTAAACCCATTAAGGCATTATCAAAGAAAGATTATGTCCAAATGATCGTAGAACAAGTAGAAAATATTATTGAACATTCAAATGAAAATACAATGGTGTTATTTAATTCTTATGAGATGCTACAAGAAGTGTATTTTTCACTTCAACAAAAATCTTCCGTTTCTGGACGTGAGTTATTAGCACAAGGGTTTTCAGGTAGTCGGGAACGTATGTTGAAACGCTTCTTTAGATCTACAGGAGGTATTTTACTAGGAGCAGATAGTTTTTGGGAAGGCGTTGATTTGCCTGGAAAATCGTTAAGTGTGATCGTCATCACCCGATTGCCATTTGAATCTCCAGACAGACCCTTTGTTAAAGCAAAACATCGCTATTTGGAACAAAAACAGTTGAATCCATTTACAGTTGATTCGTTGCCGAAAGCAACCTTGCGTTTAAAGCAAGGTTTAGGAAGGCTCATTCGTTCTGAGAATGATAAAGGGATCATGATTGTATTGGATAATCGTTTGATCCAAACAAGTTATGGCAAACAGATTTTAGCTGCACTACCGAAAGAATTGCCAATAGAAGAAATACCAACTAAAAAAATCGGTGAAAAGTTGTCTCATTTTTTAACTATTGAAGAGAAGGAAATGAACTAA